Proteins from one Microbacterium faecale genomic window:
- a CDS encoding nucleotidyltransferase domain-containing protein, producing the protein MNRTSVVPVAEARRDFSRILRAFRTDPRSAAPVVVGSHRKPEAVIAPIDFHWSAPTIAFRDEVHRLRDVIAHLAEAANLHDVALVGSVARGEDTVDSDIDLLVSLGAGADYFDSAQFAIDVEAVLRRSVDVIDRGTLAEGHPILAEAVPL; encoded by the coding sequence ATGAACCGAACCAGCGTGGTGCCCGTCGCCGAGGCGCGTCGCGACTTCAGTCGGATCCTTCGCGCGTTTCGAACGGATCCGCGTTCGGCGGCGCCAGTCGTCGTCGGTTCGCATCGGAAGCCGGAAGCAGTCATCGCACCGATCGACTTTCACTGGTCGGCGCCGACGATCGCGTTCCGTGATGAGGTGCATCGCCTCCGCGACGTGATCGCGCACCTGGCCGAGGCAGCCAACCTCCATGATGTCGCCCTGGTGGGGTCCGTCGCGCGTGGTGAAGACACGGTCGACAGCGATATCGACCTCCTCGTCTCGCTCGGTGCCGGAGCTGACTACTTCGACTCCGCACAGTTCGCGATCGACGTTGAAGCTGTTCTCCGTCGCTCTGTCGACGTCATTGACCGTGGCACGCTCGCCGAAGGGCATCCGATTCTCGCGGAGGCCGTGCCGTTGTGA
- a CDS encoding HepT-like ribonuclease domain-containing protein produces the protein MSEFVDRGKCAYDDDLAVRRAVERTAENIGEAIKRLRALDADRFADPAWQHAARFRDFIAHHYEEIDHDIVWRIATVRMPALEAMLDDS, from the coding sequence ATGAGTGAGTTCGTGGATCGCGGCAAATGTGCGTATGACGATGATCTCGCGGTCCGCCGGGCCGTCGAGCGTACGGCGGAGAACATCGGCGAGGCGATCAAGCGGCTCCGCGCGCTTGACGCTGACCGTTTCGCCGATCCAGCGTGGCAACACGCGGCGCGTTTCCGGGACTTCATCGCGCACCACTATGAGGAGATCGATCACGACATCGTCTGGCGCATCGCCACTGTGCGGATGCCCGCGCTCGAGGCGATGCTCGACGACTCATGA
- a CDS encoding NUDIX hydrolase family protein → MAVRTPDPDPDDQPGDDASDLSGVSSVPGGSANPAWLSDIELAESRRRLPMLYVEAVPVRTDGAGQVTEVGILLRSTSVGELVRTIVSGRVRYGETVRDALYRHLENDLGPMAFPQVPPQPTPFTVAEYFPIPGVTPFHDDRQHAVSLAYVVPVTGSCDPRQDALEVTWMTPEEAASDALAAEMEGGRGTLIRQALASVGMLR, encoded by the coding sequence ATGGCCGTTCGCACCCCCGATCCTGATCCCGATGACCAGCCGGGCGATGACGCGAGCGATCTGAGCGGCGTCTCGAGCGTGCCGGGCGGATCCGCGAACCCCGCATGGCTCAGCGACATCGAGCTCGCGGAATCACGACGCCGCCTGCCGATGCTCTACGTCGAGGCCGTCCCGGTGCGCACCGACGGCGCCGGCCAGGTGACCGAGGTGGGGATCCTGCTGCGCTCGACGAGCGTGGGTGAGCTGGTGCGCACGATCGTGTCCGGCCGCGTGCGCTACGGCGAGACGGTGCGCGACGCGCTGTACCGCCACCTCGAGAACGACCTCGGCCCGATGGCGTTCCCACAGGTGCCGCCACAGCCGACGCCGTTCACGGTGGCCGAGTACTTCCCGATCCCCGGCGTGACGCCGTTCCACGACGACCGCCAGCACGCGGTGTCGCTCGCCTACGTCGTGCCCGTCACTGGGTCGTGCGATCCGCGGCAGGACGCTCTCGAGGTGACGTGGATGACGCCGGAGGAAGCGGCGTCCGACGCGCTCGCCGCCGAGATGGAGGGTGGCCGCGGCACGCTGATCCGTCAGGCGCTCGCCAGCGTCGGCATGTTGCGCTGA